A single window of Anaerocolumna chitinilytica DNA harbors:
- the cls gene encoding cardiolipin synthase, giving the protein MFDVKIFGLDLLHIFYNFFLYSVFGWVYESTLVSVKKRSFVNRGFLNGPVIPIYGLGATIVYIFFWQIRNVLPVVFFGGMVLASLLEYFTSWIMEVVFHARWWDYSDNRWNIKGRICLLSATVWGILSVLEISLLQPKVVELFYIIPRIAGIYAVSILSILFIIDTWITVVQTLRMDKIFAEMLRLKDEFNEYIEKTRIYETKEEIKKKLTGYKIFELSDRIRKFMDENKEKLLERNHNQVDFDFKSLRQEVEHHIVEYITKIQTMSGTATHIQRRLLAAFPNLQIIRRNKKEDKSSSGADSVVEAAEYTIGKEERNIRWADMNTNDNLIGTTKSYISGFFRVSLVGILVLIQMAIIVVLGYWLSGSGVYIYLFIEIASIFIIVGLVNDNRNSSYKIAWICIILLLPVTGHIMYALWGKSGSTKKIERKILACIEHGNTFLSYDTETAVSYAKRYPTKSRMSRYMESQSFPLYKNNQVTYYPMGEDTFEAIFKDIAQAKKFIFLNFFIVGEGVLWDRMKTVLLKKKSEGVEIRFMYDDFGASLRTSNGFRKNLEAEGIQTAVFNPIHKYTDKLYMNYRSHQKIIVIDGNIGYTGGMNLADEYVNLIERFGKWKDNAVRVEGDAVWGLTVTFLQMWEICKSGEWMDYNTYRPTVVFPESEVYCHVISDGPANRPNNPIESIYKQIIHYAKKYVYITTPYLVIEDDMKQALIEAAQSGIDVRIITPNIPDKKNVKRLTNYNYGQLLEGGVKIYEYTPGFIHAKTIINEDCGIVGTINMDYRSFFLHYECGLWMCNRETIDVIKKDLLQTMDISKEITLDEWKHRPWHLKACQRVLNLFSTLM; this is encoded by the coding sequence ATGTTTGATGTTAAAATTTTCGGGTTAGATTTATTACATATCTTTTATAATTTCTTTTTATATTCTGTATTTGGCTGGGTTTATGAAAGTACGTTAGTATCAGTGAAGAAACGGTCTTTTGTCAACAGAGGGTTTTTAAATGGTCCTGTAATTCCGATTTATGGTTTAGGAGCTACAATTGTTTACATATTTTTCTGGCAGATAAGAAATGTCTTACCAGTTGTTTTTTTTGGTGGTATGGTACTTGCCAGTCTCTTAGAGTATTTCACTTCTTGGATTATGGAAGTGGTTTTTCATGCGAGATGGTGGGACTACAGTGACAATCGGTGGAATATAAAAGGAAGAATATGTCTGCTTTCGGCAACTGTCTGGGGTATTTTGTCGGTTCTTGAAATTTCACTGCTGCAACCTAAGGTAGTAGAGCTTTTTTACATTATTCCAAGAATTGCAGGGATATATGCTGTATCCATCTTGTCTATACTGTTTATAATAGATACATGGATAACGGTGGTTCAGACCTTGAGAATGGATAAGATATTTGCTGAGATGCTACGGCTTAAGGATGAATTTAATGAATACATAGAAAAAACCAGAATCTATGAGACAAAAGAAGAAATCAAGAAAAAACTTACGGGATATAAGATTTTTGAACTTTCAGACAGAATAAGAAAGTTTATGGATGAGAACAAAGAAAAGCTGTTGGAACGCAACCATAATCAGGTGGATTTTGATTTTAAGAGCCTGAGACAGGAAGTTGAACACCATATTGTTGAATATATTACGAAAATTCAAACCATGTCTGGGACGGCTACACATATACAAAGACGTCTATTGGCAGCTTTCCCTAATTTACAGATAATAAGAAGAAATAAGAAAGAAGATAAAAGCTCTTCTGGTGCGGACAGCGTGGTCGAAGCGGCAGAGTATACTATTGGGAAGGAAGAGAGAAACATCAGGTGGGCAGATATGAATACAAATGATAATTTGATAGGAACTACGAAAAGCTATATAAGCGGATTTTTTAGAGTTTCCCTGGTTGGCATCTTGGTTCTAATACAGATGGCAATTATTGTTGTGCTGGGATATTGGCTTAGCGGTTCCGGTGTATATATTTATCTTTTTATTGAAATTGCAAGTATTTTTATAATTGTAGGATTAGTGAATGATAACAGAAATTCATCCTATAAAATAGCCTGGATCTGCATTATATTATTACTGCCGGTAACAGGGCATATTATGTATGCACTATGGGGAAAATCCGGTTCTACAAAAAAAATCGAACGTAAGATATTAGCCTGTATCGAACATGGCAATACCTTTTTAAGCTATGACACTGAGACCGCTGTATCCTATGCGAAGAGATACCCAACCAAGAGCAGAATGTCAAGATACATGGAATCTCAAAGTTTTCCTTTGTATAAAAACAATCAGGTTACTTATTATCCTATGGGGGAAGATACCTTTGAAGCGATATTTAAGGATATAGCCCAGGCGAAGAAGTTCATTTTTCTCAACTTCTTTATTGTTGGAGAAGGGGTTTTATGGGATAGAATGAAAACTGTCCTTTTAAAGAAAAAAAGCGAAGGTGTAGAAATCCGATTTATGTATGATGATTTTGGGGCTTCTCTTCGTACCTCCAATGGTTTCAGAAAGAATCTGGAGGCAGAAGGAATTCAGACAGCGGTTTTTAATCCTATTCATAAATATACGGATAAACTTTATATGAACTACCGCAGTCATCAGAAAATCATTGTAATTGACGGTAACATAGGTTATACAGGCGGTATGAATCTGGCAGATGAATATGTGAATCTCATAGAACGCTTTGGTAAATGGAAGGATAATGCTGTTCGAGTAGAAGGTGATGCTGTATGGGGACTTACAGTTACCTTTTTACAGATGTGGGAGATTTGTAAGAGCGGGGAATGGATGGATTACAATACCTACCGGCCGACAGTAGTATTTCCGGAAAGTGAAGTATATTGCCATGTGATCTCCGATGGTCCAGCGAACAGGCCCAATAATCCTATTGAGAGCATTTATAAGCAGATAATACATTATGCCAAGAAATATGTTTATATCACAACACCTTATCTCGTTATTGAAGACGATATGAAGCAAGCATTGATTGAGGCCGCACAAAGCGGGATTGATGTAAGAATCATAACGCCGAATATTCCCGATAAAAAGAATGTAAAACGTCTTACTAATTATAATTACGGGCAATTATTAGAAGGCGGAGTAAAAATTTATGAATATACTCCCGGTTTTATCCATGCAAAGACCATTATTAATGAAGACTGCGGTATAGTCGGTACAATCAATATGGATTATAGAAGCTTCTTTCTTCATTATGAATGCGGACTTTGGATGTGTAACAGAGAGACAATAGATGTTATAAAGAAGGATCTGCTGCAGACTATGGACATCAGTAAAGAAATTACTCTAGATGAATGGAAACATCGTCCATGGCATTTGAAAGCCTGTCAAAGGGTATTAAATCTTTTTTCAACTTTAATGTAG
- the ruvA gene encoding Holliday junction branch migration protein RuvA translates to MIAYVKGELILVAEDGVIVEASGLGYDIKMPLSSLSNLPRIGNIVTIYTYLYVREDNVGLFGFLTREDLNIFKLLITVNGIGPKGALGILSSITPDDLRFAVLSEDTKTIAKAPGIGAKTAGKLIIELKDKLKLSDAFEERLAKNLGGDLPNKNEGNAIYEIRKEGIEALTALGYSGAEAAKAIGAVEIKEDMTVEDVLKLSLKNLNFL, encoded by the coding sequence GTGATAGCATATGTGAAGGGAGAGCTTATTCTGGTAGCGGAAGATGGAGTTATAGTTGAGGCGAGCGGCCTTGGTTATGACATTAAGATGCCTCTATCCAGTTTAAGCAATCTTCCCAGAATTGGAAATATAGTAACAATTTATACTTACTTGTATGTAAGAGAAGACAATGTGGGATTATTCGGTTTCCTGACAAGAGAGGACTTGAATATTTTTAAGCTCTTAATTACAGTAAATGGAATCGGTCCTAAAGGTGCACTTGGAATTCTTTCTTCTATTACACCGGATGATTTAAGGTTTGCAGTCCTTTCTGAGGATACCAAGACAATAGCCAAAGCACCTGGAATTGGAGCTAAAACAGCCGGTAAGCTGATAATTGAATTAAAGGACAAGCTAAAATTAAGTGATGCCTTTGAAGAACGGCTGGCAAAGAATCTTGGAGGAGACCTTCCCAATAAAAATGAGGGCAATGCTATTTATGAAATTAGAAAAGAAGGAATTGAAGCTTTAACAGCGCTGGGATATTCTGGGGCAGAAGCTGCGAAAGCCATAGGTGCTGTTGAAATAAAAGAAGATATGACGGTGGAGGATGTGCTTAAGCTGTCCTTAAAGAACTTGAATTTCTTATAG
- the zapA gene encoding cell division protein ZapA, which yields MNKMNNIEVIINNKKYTLRGYESEEYLQRVASYINSKNSEFKKQDFYKMLDSDMKSILMEINIADDFFKVREQVKEIELENEEKAKEIFELKHELVSLTTKLNEAEKTIAALKEELNENQKKIIRLETELGNKHTKG from the coding sequence ATGAATAAGATGAACAATATCGAAGTCATCATAAATAATAAAAAATATACACTGCGTGGTTATGAGAGCGAAGAGTATCTTCAGAGAGTGGCATCTTATATAAATAGTAAAAACAGTGAATTTAAAAAGCAGGATTTTTATAAAATGCTTGATTCCGATATGAAAAGCATCTTGATGGAGATTAATATAGCAGATGACTTTTTTAAGGTTCGGGAGCAGGTTAAAGAAATCGAACTGGAAAATGAAGAAAAAGCCAAAGAAATATTTGAATTAAAGCATGAACTGGTATCTCTTACTACTAAGTTAAATGAGGCGGAAAAAACCATAGCTGCCTTGAAAGAAGAGCTTAATGAGAACCAGAAAAAGATTATTAGGCTTGAAACAGAATTAGGAAATAAACATACAAAAGGTTAA
- the rpmF gene encoding 50S ribosomal protein L32, with translation MGAICPKNKHSKARRDSRRANWKMSAPNLVKCSKCGELMMPHRVCKACGSYNKKEIISTEK, from the coding sequence ATGGGAGCTATCTGTCCGAAGAATAAACATTCCAAAGCGAGAAGAGACAGCCGTAGGGCAAACTGGAAAATGTCTGCACCTAATTTAGTAAAGTGCAGCAAGTGCGGTGAATTAATGATGCCTCACAGAGTGTGCAAAGCTTGTGGTTCTTATAACAAGAAAGAAATCATTTCTACAGAGAAATAA
- the ruvB gene encoding Holliday junction branch migration DNA helicase RuvB — protein sequence MEKRIISTELTDEDKRIENTLRPQLLENYIGQEKAKSNLKIYIEAAKQRGESLDHVLFYGPPGLGKTTLAGIIANEMSVNMKVTSGPAIEKPGEMAAILSNLKEGDVLFVDEIHRLNRQVEELLYPAMEDFAIDIVIGKGAAAKSIRLDLPKFTLVGATTRAGMLTPPLRDRFGVVSRLEFYTNEELKEIICRSAVVLKVDIDGEGAYELARRSRGTPRLANRLLKRVRDFAQVKYDGHITKEVADFALDLLEVDKLGLDNMDRAIILAMIEKFNGGPVGIETVAATLGEDPGTIEEVYEPYLVQNGLILRTPRGRMVSGLGYRHFGLAEKSEGIV from the coding sequence ATGGAAAAGCGTATTATAAGCACAGAATTGACAGATGAAGATAAGCGAATAGAGAATACACTTAGACCCCAGCTATTAGAGAATTACATAGGGCAGGAAAAGGCTAAGTCAAATCTCAAGATTTATATAGAAGCGGCAAAACAAAGAGGAGAATCTCTGGATCACGTACTTTTCTATGGACCTCCCGGCCTTGGAAAGACAACACTGGCCGGCATTATAGCCAATGAAATGTCTGTAAATATGAAGGTTACCTCCGGTCCTGCTATAGAAAAGCCCGGAGAAATGGCTGCAATATTAAGTAATCTAAAAGAAGGGGATGTACTCTTTGTAGACGAAATCCACCGCTTGAACCGTCAGGTTGAAGAACTATTATATCCAGCCATGGAAGACTTTGCTATAGATATTGTCATCGGTAAGGGAGCGGCAGCCAAATCAATCCGCTTGGATTTACCAAAATTCACATTGGTAGGAGCAACTACCAGAGCGGGAATGTTAACACCTCCTTTAAGAGATCGTTTCGGAGTTGTAAGCCGTCTTGAATTTTACACCAATGAGGAATTAAAAGAAATCATATGCCGCTCGGCGGTTGTCTTAAAAGTGGACATTGACGGTGAAGGAGCCTATGAACTGGCGAGGCGTTCCAGAGGTACCCCAAGGCTTGCCAACCGGCTGCTTAAGAGGGTTAGAGATTTTGCCCAGGTAAAATATGACGGACATATCACGAAAGAAGTAGCCGACTTTGCTTTGGATTTACTGGAAGTAGACAAGCTTGGCCTTGATAATATGGACAGGGCAATCATTCTCGCCATGATTGAGAAATTTAACGGAGGACCCGTAGGTATTGAGACAGTGGCAGCTACCCTGGGTGAAGATCCCGGAACAATAGAAGAGGTGTATGAGCCTTATCTTGTACAGAATGGATTGATACTCCGGACACCCAGAGGACGAATGGTGTCGGGGCTTGGGTACAGGCATTTTGGGCTTGCGGAGAAGTCGGAGGGTATTGTATGA
- a CDS encoding beta-mannosidase: MKKISLNGMWAMKINGENVYGISNDYMPAKVPGSVYETLMDLGKMPDPYYRDNELNALKLMEQDFTYQTVFNLTEDMLELDGLLLRFDGIDTLGGVFLNGSSIGKTENMHRIWEFDIKDLVRAGENELRVVLYSPTKFIKEEQQKCYTGGSHECMDGFPHIRKAHCMFGWDWGPRLPDAGIFRDVNVLGIQECRFEQVYVRQQHKSEGVLLDIDWSLELFGEETLTEVEFQVIGPKGDIYNQTEDGNVLITEPDLWWPNGYGKQPLYTVRGEVRNEKGEVLDLWEKRIGLRTLTVKREKDEWGESFCHVVNGVPVFAMGADHIPEDNILGRVTKERTRALLDDCIAANFNSIRVWGGGYYPDDFFFDICDELGLMVWLDFMYACASYELDDKFEANIRQETIDNVLRIRHHACLALWCGNNEMETQVQDKAWKPSPKQVMDYIKIYEYIIPSILKEYDPMTFYWPSSPSSGGNYEDSWNPNKGDTHYWDVWHGNKPFSEYRKFHFRYASEFGFQSFPCIQTIESFTEKKDRNIFSRVMEMHQRNTAANGKILNYISDNYLYPKDFDHLIYTSQLLQADAIRYGVEHWRRHRGRCMGAIVWQLNDIWPVASWASIDYYGRWKALHYSEKRFFAPIMISCEEEGEMTKRPHCIEEPHDIEKSARLNVANETREDVTGTVRWALRNPKAEIILQGEEEITVPALTSVWLRKLDFSSYDELKVYLTFEFIMDNKVSSKGSCLFTAPKHFGFEDPELNVRTEGDKLYINSKAYARSVEISNIAGDLKLSDNYFDVNGEEICVDILSGSKENIRVRSVYDIGSFM; encoded by the coding sequence ATGAAGAAAATCAGTCTAAATGGCATGTGGGCTATGAAAATAAACGGAGAAAATGTGTATGGAATCAGCAATGATTATATGCCTGCCAAAGTACCGGGCTCAGTTTATGAAACATTAATGGATTTAGGAAAAATGCCGGATCCGTATTACCGGGATAATGAACTTAATGCTCTTAAACTGATGGAGCAGGATTTTACTTATCAGACGGTTTTTAATCTGACAGAGGATATGCTTGAGCTGGATGGACTTCTTCTTCGCTTTGACGGCATTGATACCTTGGGGGGAGTGTTTTTAAACGGTTCCTCTATTGGAAAAACAGAAAATATGCACCGTATTTGGGAATTTGATATAAAAGACCTTGTAAGAGCAGGGGAAAATGAATTAAGAGTTGTATTATATTCACCAACAAAGTTTATTAAGGAAGAACAGCAAAAATGCTATACCGGCGGCAGTCATGAGTGTATGGATGGTTTTCCTCATATTAGGAAAGCTCATTGTATGTTTGGTTGGGATTGGGGTCCTAGGCTGCCGGATGCGGGAATATTCAGAGATGTAAATGTATTAGGTATTCAAGAATGCCGTTTTGAACAAGTCTATGTAAGACAACAGCATAAGTCGGAAGGTGTGCTGCTTGATATCGATTGGAGTCTGGAGTTATTTGGTGAGGAGACCTTAACTGAGGTAGAATTTCAGGTAATCGGACCAAAGGGTGATATCTATAATCAGACCGAAGACGGTAATGTTCTCATAACGGAGCCTGACCTTTGGTGGCCTAACGGATATGGAAAACAGCCTTTGTATACCGTAAGAGGTGAAGTTAGGAATGAAAAGGGAGAGGTACTTGATCTTTGGGAGAAGAGAATCGGACTTCGCACCCTGACAGTAAAGAGAGAAAAAGATGAATGGGGAGAGAGTTTCTGTCATGTAGTAAATGGTGTACCGGTTTTTGCTATGGGAGCGGATCATATCCCGGAGGATAATATTCTTGGCAGAGTAACAAAAGAACGTACCAGAGCCTTACTTGATGACTGTATAGCCGCTAACTTTAATAGTATCAGAGTATGGGGCGGCGGTTACTATCCGGATGACTTTTTCTTTGATATCTGTGATGAATTGGGACTTATGGTTTGGCTTGATTTTATGTATGCATGTGCTAGCTATGAGCTGGATGATAAGTTTGAAGCAAACATCAGACAGGAAACCATAGATAATGTTCTTCGTATCAGACATCATGCCTGCCTTGCCCTTTGGTGCGGCAATAACGAGATGGAAACACAGGTACAGGATAAAGCCTGGAAGCCGTCTCCCAAACAGGTAATGGACTATATTAAAATATATGAATATATCATACCAAGCATTCTGAAAGAATATGACCCAATGACCTTTTACTGGCCCTCATCACCTTCTTCCGGAGGAAATTATGAGGATTCCTGGAATCCTAACAAGGGGGATACTCACTATTGGGATGTTTGGCATGGTAATAAACCTTTCTCGGAATATCGAAAGTTCCATTTCCGTTATGCTTCGGAGTTTGGTTTTCAGTCCTTCCCCTGCATACAGACAATTGAGAGTTTTACGGAAAAGAAGGATAGAAATATATTCTCCAGGGTTATGGAGATGCACCAGAGAAATACTGCTGCCAATGGAAAGATACTTAACTATATTTCTGATAATTACCTTTATCCTAAAGATTTTGACCATTTAATTTATACTTCACAGCTTCTGCAGGCGGACGCTATCCGTTATGGAGTAGAGCACTGGAGAAGGCATAGAGGCAGATGTATGGGTGCGATAGTATGGCAGTTGAATGATATCTGGCCAGTGGCTTCCTGGGCAAGCATTGATTATTATGGTAGATGGAAGGCTCTGCATTATTCTGAGAAGAGATTTTTTGCACCGATAATGATATCCTGCGAAGAAGAAGGGGAAATGACGAAGAGACCTCACTGTATTGAGGAGCCCCATGATATCGAGAAGTCTGCCAGACTTAACGTAGCCAATGAGACCAGGGAAGATGTAACAGGGACGGTACGTTGGGCATTAAGAAATCCCAAAGCAGAGATTATTTTACAGGGGGAAGAAGAGATAACAGTTCCTGCCCTTACCAGCGTATGGCTTAGGAAGCTTGATTTTAGCAGTTATGATGAACTAAAGGTGTACCTGACTTTTGAATTTATTATGGACAACAAAGTAAGCTCTAAGGGAAGCTGTCTTTTTACTGCTCCAAAGCATTTTGGATTTGAGGACCCGGAACTTAATGTAAGGACAGAAGGAGATAAGCTTTATATCAATTCAAAAGCTTATGCCAGAAGTGTGGAGATTTCCAATATAGCAGGTGATTTAAAGCTCTCTGATAATTATTTTGACGTGAATGGTGAAGAAATCTGTGTGGACATACTTTCCGGCAGTAAGGAAAATATCAGAGTCCGCTCAGTATATGACATTGGCAGTTTTATGTAG
- a CDS encoding ribonuclease H-like domain-containing protein, which yields MKIKNTLLQIEDTYPIHAPYSKEEVLFFDIETTGFSAKTSYVYLIGCMYYKEETWQIIQWLNTEPLKESEFILAFFDFLKDYRRLIHYNGSGFDIPYLQKKAEMYGLTDPFTLIESLDLYKLILPLKKLLSFESARLKAIESYLHLKRLDTYSGEELISLYSSYLGRLTYERLALQSASVNNSSNPSAGELEDILLLHNLEDIKNLPAISGLLYYKDILEYNALTNSQSLTTCRIKNEQNHILLFCQLPFLFPADFTVTCPLKEKVSLKANQEIIEGMELVIDFRDNTIIFHIPVYTGTLKYYLSPPSDYYYLPLEDMAVHKSVSQYVDKEYRKKATPSTCYIKKNGCFIPYSISSETSKEIIFKKNYSDKITYIESEKLKEMTQKELAAFGEQLLLFIKNYYHL from the coding sequence ATGAAAATAAAAAATACTCTGCTGCAAATAGAAGATACATACCCGATTCATGCTCCTTATAGTAAGGAAGAAGTTTTGTTTTTTGACATAGAAACCACAGGTTTTTCAGCCAAAACATCCTATGTTTATCTTATTGGCTGTATGTACTACAAGGAGGAAACCTGGCAAATTATCCAATGGCTGAACACGGAACCTTTAAAGGAGTCTGAGTTTATCCTTGCTTTCTTTGACTTTTTAAAGGATTACCGGCGTTTAATCCATTACAATGGCAGTGGATTTGATATTCCTTATCTCCAGAAAAAAGCTGAAATGTATGGATTAACTGACCCTTTTACCCTCATAGAAAGTCTTGATTTATATAAGCTGATCCTTCCACTTAAAAAATTATTATCCTTTGAAAGTGCACGCCTGAAAGCAATAGAGAGCTATCTTCATCTGAAAAGACTAGATACCTATTCCGGTGAAGAACTAATCTCCCTCTATTCCTCTTATTTAGGAAGATTGACCTATGAAAGACTAGCACTTCAGTCTGCCTCTGTCAATAACAGCAGTAACCCAAGTGCCGGTGAGTTGGAAGACATATTACTCTTACATAATCTGGAGGATATTAAGAATCTTCCCGCAATATCCGGTTTGCTGTACTACAAAGATATTTTAGAATACAATGCATTAACAAATTCTCAGTCCTTAACCACCTGCCGAATTAAGAATGAGCAAAACCACATTCTGTTATTCTGCCAATTACCCTTTCTCTTCCCGGCGGACTTTACTGTAACCTGTCCCTTAAAAGAAAAAGTCTCCCTAAAAGCCAATCAGGAGATTATAGAAGGCATGGAACTTGTTATTGATTTCAGAGATAATACAATAATATTTCATATTCCGGTATATACAGGGACTCTTAAATATTATCTTTCACCGCCATCGGATTATTATTATCTTCCACTGGAGGATATGGCAGTGCATAAAAGCGTGTCCCAGTATGTGGATAAGGAGTACCGGAAAAAAGCGACACCTTCGACCTGTTATATTAAAAAGAATGGTTGCTTTATTCCTTACAGCATATCAAGTGAGACTTCAAAAGAAATCATTTTTAAAAAAAATTATTCGGATAAAATCACTTATATAGAATCTGAAAAGTTAAAAGAAATGACTCAGAAAGAGCTTGCGGCTTTTGGAGAACAATTACTTTTATTTATTAAAAATTATTACCATCTGTAA
- a CDS encoding U32 family peptidase, protein MKTVEILSPAGSFDSLKAAVNASCDAVYVGGVKFGARAYADNFTPDTMKEAIDFVHLHGKKLYMTVNTLLKNTELEKELYEYIKRYYELGVDAVIVQDLGVLHFLHTYFPKLPLHASTQMSLTMGEGANVLKDMGVTRVVNARELSLAEIKEMRDKTELEIESFVHGALCYCYSGKCLMSSMIGGRSGNRGRCAQPCRMPYQLQIDGVNKGNGYFLSPKDIKTLEILPKLIEAGIDSFKIEGRMKSPEYTAAVTSAYRKYRDLYYELGEAGYAEYQKHRSGELEKDVRELSDIYNRGGFSRGYYEMRNGISMMSLERPNHSGVPVGKVVKNTDYNMIIELTEDINAQDILEVRKGNEVLYEYTVKTGESKGKKVTANYKKGLKILPGLSVYRTRNNSLLSRLSEKYLEEKSRIPIKGHFIAAAGEPLCLILSAYDKEIRVYGDIPELAENQPITKERLYKQLDKLGDTEVYFDTLTIDITGNLFIPVGKLNELRREGVQTLIRELTDYYRREEVTEKSIFTYSETNEQKSLAVSVLVQTETQLEAVWDNPHVKEIILESDMNSFTELTHYTQEIKNRGKQAIIALPHVFRRNSYELFQKNKSYLEDNTIDGYLVRTLEEYELLHMNFQTKKRLIGDTYLYAMNRHGAAYLKKLGFQGITAPLELNFQELSEISEMYQYYTVYSKLPVMISAQCLYLTGDNRDKKQINGISAEACCLRDSKEAYLYDRFQNAFPVMRHCRECYNVIYNSKTFSLLSLAGDVKKLNPAYIRLDFTGESRAETKNVLNNFIDAYILDKPFSEKETDITRGHFKRGVE, encoded by the coding sequence ATGAAAACAGTAGAAATATTGTCTCCAGCAGGTTCATTTGACAGTTTAAAGGCAGCAGTGAATGCTTCCTGTGATGCTGTTTACGTAGGAGGCGTGAAATTCGGAGCAAGGGCTTATGCCGATAACTTTACCCCGGATACCATGAAAGAAGCGATTGACTTTGTACATCTTCATGGAAAGAAGTTATATATGACAGTGAATACACTCCTTAAGAATACGGAGCTTGAAAAAGAGCTCTATGAATATATCAAGAGGTACTATGAATTGGGAGTAGACGCAGTCATTGTACAGGACCTTGGTGTACTTCATTTTCTTCATACTTACTTTCCAAAACTCCCCCTGCATGCCAGTACCCAGATGTCCCTTACCATGGGTGAAGGAGCCAATGTGTTAAAGGATATGGGGGTTACCAGAGTTGTAAATGCTAGAGAGCTGAGTCTTGCAGAAATCAAGGAGATGCGTGACAAAACAGAACTTGAGATTGAATCTTTTGTTCATGGAGCCTTATGTTACTGCTATTCCGGAAAATGTCTTATGAGCAGTATGATTGGAGGGAGAAGCGGCAACAGAGGCAGATGTGCCCAGCCATGCAGGATGCCCTATCAGCTGCAGATTGACGGCGTGAATAAGGGGAATGGTTATTTTCTAAGTCCTAAGGATATAAAAACCTTGGAAATTCTTCCAAAGCTGATTGAGGCCGGCATTGATTCCTTTAAAATCGAAGGCAGGATGAAAAGCCCGGAATACACTGCCGCAGTGACCTCGGCTTACCGAAAATACAGGGATTTATATTATGAGCTTGGAGAAGCTGGTTATGCGGAATATCAAAAGCATCGAAGCGGGGAACTTGAAAAAGATGTAAGAGAGCTTTCTGATATCTACAATAGAGGAGGATTTTCAAGAGGTTATTATGAGATGAGGAATGGTATCTCCATGATGTCTCTTGAACGGCCAAACCATAGCGGCGTACCCGTAGGCAAGGTTGTTAAAAATACCGACTATAATATGATAATTGAATTAACAGAAGACATTAATGCCCAAGATATTCTGGAGGTCAGAAAGGGTAATGAGGTACTCTATGAATATACTGTTAAAACCGGAGAGAGTAAGGGTAAGAAGGTAACAGCAAATTATAAAAAAGGATTAAAAATCCTACCGGGTTTGTCGGTTTACAGAACCAGAAATAATAGTTTATTAAGCAGGCTGAGTGAAAAATATCTGGAGGAGAAGAGCAGAATTCCTATAAAAGGGCACTTTATTGCTGCTGCGGGAGAACCCTTGTGCCTGATCTTAAGTGCTTATGATAAGGAAATAAGAGTGTATGGTGATATACCCGAACTGGCAGAGAATCAGCCAATTACCAAGGAACGACTATATAAGCAGCTAGATAAATTAGGAGATACAGAAGTTTACTTTGATACTCTGACAATAGACATAACAGGTAATCTCTTTATACCGGTAGGCAAGCTTAATGAACTAAGAAGAGAAGGGGTACAGACCTTAATCCGCGAACTAACCGATTACTATCGAAGAGAGGAAGTTACAGAGAAGAGTATATTCACTTATTCTGAAACGAATGAGCAGAAGAGTCTGGCGGTTTCTGTGCTGGTTCAGACAGAGACCCAGTTGGAAGCCGTATGGGACAACCCTCATGTTAAGGAAATTATACTAGAGAGTGATATGAATTCCTTTACAGAACTGACACATTATACCCAAGAAATAAAGAATAGGGGAAAACAAGCTATTATTGCACTTCCCCATGTGTTTAGGAGAAATAGCTATGAGTTGTTTCAAAAGAATAAATCCTATTTGGAAGATAATACTATAGATGGCTATCTTGTCAGAACGCTGGAAGAGTATGAACTACTTCACATGAATTTTCAAACCAAGAAAAGACTGATTGGAGACACCTATCTCTATGCAATGAATCGTCATGGGGCGGCGTATCTGAAAAAATTAGGTTTTCAGGGGATTACAGCACCCTTAGAGTTGAATTTTCAGGAGCTGTCTGAGATTTCGGAGATGTATCAGTATTATACCGTATATTCAAAGCTTCCGGTTATGATATCAGCCCAATGTCTTTATCTGACAGGAGATAACAGGGATAAGAAGCAGATAAATGGAATATCAGCAGAAGCCTGCTGTTTAAGGGATTCTAAAGAAGCTTATCTTTATGACCGTTTCCAAAATGCTTTTCCGGTTATGAGGCATTGCAGGGAATGTTATAATGTGATTTATAACAGCAAGACTTTCTCTTTACTATCTCTGGCAGGAGATGTGAAAAAGCTAAATCCAGCTTATATAAGGCTTGATTTCACCGGTGAAAGCAGAGCAGAAACCAAAAATGTCTTAAATAATTTTATAGATGCTTATATTTTGGATAAACCTTTCAGTGAAAAGGAGACAGATATAACCAGGGGGCATTTTAAGAGGGGCGTAGAATGA